A single region of the Oenococcus kitaharae DSM 17330 genome encodes:
- a CDS encoding cysteine desulfurase, protein MDNGLNNSRNDFEFFQQLINGEKLDYLDSAATAQRPVSVLKAVSDFYRHDNANVHRSINTLSSRATDSYEAARDKVAGFIHAADSQSIVFTRSTTESLNLVARSFGDLVVTAGDEILISEMEHHSNLIPWQQLAQRKQAKLVYIGLQADGELNMTDLKRKLTSRTKIVAIAQVSNVLGTINPIKEIARLAHEQGAYMVVDGAQAAPHFAVDVQDLDADFYAFSGHKMLAPAGIGVLYGKKALLDQMPPVQFGGEMIDRVDEQSATWAAAPLKFEAGTPNIGGAIGLAAAIDYLQALGMDKIEAYEQDLMAIVLKGLSQIDGLTIYGPLDAAKHASVLAFNLGKLHAHDVATALDLQGIEVRAGDHCAQPLMHYLGISAAVRASFYFYNTRDDVDRLISGLQRTKEFFSNAAR, encoded by the coding sequence ATGGATAATGGATTGAACAATTCCAGAAATGATTTCGAGTTTTTCCAACAGCTGATTAATGGCGAAAAACTGGATTATTTAGATAGTGCCGCAACTGCTCAAAGGCCAGTATCTGTCTTAAAAGCCGTCAGTGACTTTTATCGGCATGATAATGCCAATGTCCATCGTAGTATCAATACTTTAAGCAGCCGCGCCACAGATAGCTATGAAGCGGCACGCGACAAGGTGGCGGGATTTATTCACGCAGCTGACAGCCAGTCGATTGTTTTCACGCGCTCGACGACTGAAAGCCTGAATTTAGTTGCTCGCAGTTTTGGTGATTTGGTCGTGACTGCCGGTGATGAGATTTTGATTTCCGAGATGGAGCATCACAGCAACTTGATTCCTTGGCAGCAATTAGCTCAGCGCAAACAGGCCAAACTTGTTTACATAGGCTTACAAGCAGATGGCGAACTAAATATGACTGATTTAAAACGCAAACTGACTTCACGGACTAAAATTGTCGCCATTGCACAAGTCTCCAATGTATTAGGCACGATTAACCCGATTAAGGAAATCGCGCGTTTGGCACATGAGCAAGGTGCTTATATGGTCGTTGACGGTGCACAAGCGGCGCCGCATTTTGCTGTCGATGTGCAGGATTTGGATGCTGATTTCTATGCCTTTTCCGGACATAAAATGCTGGCACCAGCAGGGATTGGCGTTTTATATGGTAAGAAGGCATTATTAGATCAGATGCCGCCAGTCCAATTCGGTGGTGAAATGATTGACCGTGTGGATGAACAATCGGCGACTTGGGCGGCCGCCCCTTTGAAGTTTGAAGCGGGTACGCCCAATATTGGCGGTGCGATCGGTTTGGCTGCAGCGATCGATTATCTGCAGGCCTTGGGTATGGATAAGATCGAGGCTTACGAGCAGGATTTAATGGCGATTGTTTTGAAAGGTCTGTCGCAGATTGATGGTCTGACAATTTATGGACCTTTGGATGCTGCAAAACATGCGTCAGTCCTTGCTTTTAATCTTGGCAAACTGCATGCACACGATGTGGCCACGGCCTTGGATCTGCAAGGCATTGAAGTCCGTGCTGGCGACCACTGTGCCCAACCTTTGATGCATTATTTAGGTATCAGTGCAGCTGTTCGTGCGAGTTTTTATTTTTACAATACGCGTGATGATGTCGACCGTCTGATCAGCGGGTTGCAGCGGACAAAGGAGTTCTTTTCTAATGCAGCTAGATAA
- the sufU gene encoding Fe-S cluster assembly sulfur transfer protein SufU → MQLDKLNLLYRQLILENAAHPQHYGHLANSSYHLMLRNPTCGDTINVEMVFQAEKVAEIAFTGQGCTISQASASMMTSVLLGQNLVDAKKLIASFSRLIMGEPISDQENQALGDAAVLASVAEFPTRIRCATLAWHAADNLLDQYLEKKHE, encoded by the coding sequence ATGCAGCTAGATAAATTAAATCTTTTATACCGTCAGCTGATTTTAGAAAACGCAGCCCATCCCCAGCATTATGGCCATTTGGCAAATTCCAGCTATCATTTGATGCTGCGCAATCCGACTTGCGGCGATACGATTAATGTTGAAATGGTTTTCCAGGCAGAGAAGGTGGCCGAGATCGCGTTTACAGGTCAAGGCTGTACAATTTCTCAAGCCTCGGCTAGCATGATGACAAGCGTTTTGCTGGGTCAAAATTTGGTCGATGCTAAAAAATTAATCGCTTCTTTTAGCCGCTTGATCATGGGCGAGCCTATTTCTGATCAAGAAAATCAGGCTCTCGGGGATGCTGCAGTTTTAGCTTCTGTCGCAGAATTTCCAACGCGTATTAGATGCGCAACGCTGGCTTGGCATGCAGCGGATAATTTGTTAGACCAGTATTTGGAGAAAAAGCATGAGTAA
- the sufB gene encoding Fe-S cluster assembly protein SufB, protein MSKVSDVVQDSSYEFGFHDNVAPVFSTGRGLNEDIIRQISQEKEEPKWMLDYRLHAYQIYQSLPMPNFGPDLSKMDLSQMLYYQKPTDRKYRDWDQVPDKIKQTFDRLGVPEAERKYLAGSSAQYESEAVYGNMRDSFAKLGIIFTDTDSALKEYPELFKKWFGKLVKSDNNKFAALNSAVWSGGSFIYVPKGVKTTVPIQSYFRLNAENSGQFERTLIIVDEGASINYVEGCTAPNYQSDSLHAAVVEVNVLPHAYCRYTTIQNWSKNVYSLETKRAQAQEGAIMEWVDGNLGAKATMKYPSVYLNGEGARGTMLSIAVAGSGMDSDTGAQMIHNAKNTSSSIISKSISKDGGRVDYRGKVRFGEHSDGSFSHVECDTIIMDDKSSSDTIPYNEIYNGNVSMEHEAKVSKISEEQLYYLMSRGISEQKATEMIIMGFVEPFTKELPMEYAVELNRLISFEMAGSIG, encoded by the coding sequence ATGAGTAAAGTGTCGGATGTTGTCCAAGATAGCAGTTATGAATTTGGGTTTCACGATAATGTGGCACCTGTTTTTTCGACCGGCCGCGGCTTAAATGAAGATATTATTCGACAAATATCCCAAGAAAAAGAAGAGCCGAAATGGATGCTTGATTATCGACTGCATGCCTATCAAATCTATCAATCTTTGCCGATGCCGAATTTTGGCCCGGATTTATCCAAAATGGATTTGTCGCAGATGCTTTACTATCAAAAACCGACTGATAGAAAATATCGGGATTGGGATCAGGTACCGGATAAAATCAAGCAGACGTTTGACCGCTTGGGTGTTCCTGAAGCAGAAAGAAAGTATCTGGCTGGTTCTTCGGCCCAATATGAATCCGAGGCTGTCTACGGCAATATGCGCGACTCATTTGCAAAACTAGGTATTATCTTCACGGATACGGATTCGGCCTTAAAAGAATATCCGGAATTGTTTAAAAAATGGTTTGGCAAACTGGTCAAATCAGACAACAATAAATTTGCTGCTTTAAATTCAGCTGTTTGGTCGGGCGGCAGTTTTATTTATGTGCCTAAAGGTGTTAAGACGACTGTACCGATCCAGTCTTATTTTCGTTTGAACGCTGAAAATTCCGGCCAGTTCGAACGTACTTTAATCATTGTTGATGAAGGTGCCAGCATCAATTATGTCGAAGGATGTACGGCACCGAACTATCAATCGGATAGTCTGCACGCCGCAGTCGTCGAAGTTAATGTGCTGCCGCATGCTTATTGTCGTTACACAACGATCCAAAATTGGTCAAAAAACGTCTACAGTCTAGAAACTAAGCGTGCTCAAGCTCAAGAAGGTGCCATCATGGAATGGGTTGACGGCAACCTGGGCGCCAAGGCCACGATGAAATACCCGTCGGTGTATTTGAATGGCGAAGGTGCGCGCGGTACGATGCTGTCGATTGCTGTTGCCGGCAGCGGCATGGATTCAGACACAGGTGCACAAATGATTCACAATGCAAAAAATACATCTTCGTCGATTATTTCCAAATCCATTTCAAAAGATGGCGGCCGCGTTGATTACCGTGGCAAGGTGCGTTTTGGCGAACATTCGGACGGCTCTTTTTCGCATGTCGAGTGCGACACGATTATCATGGACGACAAATCTTCCAGCGACACGATTCCTTATAATGAGATTTATAACGGCAATGTCTCAATGGAACATGAAGCTAAAGTGTCCAAGATTTCCGAAGAACAGCTTTACTACTTGATGAGCCGCGGTATTTCCGAACAGAAAGCCACAGAAATGATTATTATGGGTTTTGTCGAGCCCTTTACCAAGGAATTGCCAATGGAATATGCGGTCGAGTTGAATCGCTTGATCAGCTTTGAGATGGCAGGATCGATTGGTTAA
- a CDS encoding metal-sulfur cluster assembly factor has translation MTQTDGQKNAFETKALASLSKIIDPELGVDIVNLGLIYGISLSADACCTVTMTLTIMGCPLSDYLNRSIQEQLEELPEVKTVAINLVWEPAWSIDKMSREAKMDLGIH, from the coding sequence ATGACTCAGACTGATGGACAAAAAAACGCTTTTGAAACAAAAGCGTTAGCATCGTTATCTAAAATTATCGATCCGGAATTAGGCGTCGACATCGTTAATCTCGGATTGATTTACGGTATCTCTCTATCGGCCGATGCCTGCTGCACAGTCACAATGACTTTGACGATTATGGGCTGCCCTTTATCGGATTATCTGAATCGGTCTATTCAAGAACAGTTAGAGGAATTACCGGAAGTCAAGACGGTGGCCATTAATTTGGTCTGGGAACCAGCCTGGTCAATTGATAAGATGTCGCGCGAGGCCAAGATGGATCTGGGCATTCATTAA